A region from the Muribaculum gordoncarteri genome encodes:
- a CDS encoding GmrSD restriction endonuclease domain-containing protein: protein MSKVEQLNRTIEEVWRERYVVLLYQRNFAWTEDQLGQLLQDLYDHSPNGYLGKGECDNYYLGSLVLLQRRDGIWEVIDGQQRLTALHIICRYLGILSSPRITYDSRPSVERFLDCLFNSPSWDTFKSECQRRTDGKIARLTESLDIVESYEIQAGEIKSSITLKGMSDGEKALLSEYIRNKVILVCTPLPEDTDVAAYFEIMNNRGEQLQAHEVIKALLMSDLGTSQRYIFSTVWDACSQMDIPIQKTLSKLRNKGLFGEQFDGLNLEIIDNVDFVGSSIKNEYTIDRILDSGFTYDNHDAEDMKEETDTDLKSIIDFPNFLMHAMRLYAEAEKKMVNAVPLNADKMPVTKPEFISDSMDFIKALLRIRVLFDRYVVKIQGDADDEENDLKWRLQRPSKYEYNKNGNTYFRVGLVNTFSNGTSTDNDEREDINNRIVKLESMLQVTFKTPKYKEWLYSVLMWMYKETKDNINIEHDSLLRVIEQWSLNYYEMLQKKWDSESRPLLAAGTDTPRFLLNFIDYLYWLASKQEKSIVRFANKISDFQFRYYNSVEHHLPQSYKNTDVDMDSIGNLCLISRHKNSSLNDKGPEEKAKIEEGLQPKRLIMYRITRAKQHWGKVEIEEHQKDIEDLLDQIYNLLSV, encoded by the coding sequence ATGAGTAAGGTAGAACAGCTGAACAGAACCATAGAAGAAGTATGGAGGGAGCGCTATGTTGTACTATTGTATCAGCGCAATTTCGCATGGACTGAGGACCAGCTAGGACAATTGCTGCAGGACCTATATGATCACTCTCCTAACGGTTATCTCGGAAAAGGCGAGTGCGATAACTACTATCTTGGAAGCCTTGTGCTGTTGCAACGTAGGGATGGCATATGGGAAGTTATAGATGGTCAGCAACGCCTCACGGCCTTACATATAATATGCCGTTATCTTGGTATTCTTTCCTCGCCGCGCATTACATATGATTCTCGACCTTCTGTTGAACGTTTTTTAGACTGTCTTTTTAATTCCCCTTCATGGGACACCTTCAAGAGTGAATGCCAAAGGAGGACAGACGGCAAAATCGCCCGATTGACAGAATCACTTGATATTGTCGAAAGCTATGAAATACAGGCCGGCGAGATAAAATCCTCTATCACATTGAAAGGTATGTCGGATGGCGAAAAGGCTCTTCTTTCTGAGTATATACGCAACAAAGTAATATTGGTGTGCACACCTCTGCCTGAAGATACGGATGTGGCAGCATATTTCGAAATAATGAACAACCGCGGAGAACAGTTGCAAGCACATGAGGTTATAAAGGCATTGTTGATGTCCGATCTTGGCACAAGTCAGCGTTATATTTTTTCAACAGTATGGGACGCCTGTTCCCAAATGGACATACCAATCCAAAAGACTCTCTCCAAATTGAGAAATAAGGGCTTGTTTGGGGAACAATTCGATGGTCTTAATCTTGAAATTATTGACAATGTAGATTTTGTGGGCAGCTCAATCAAGAACGAGTATACGATTGACAGGATTCTTGACAGTGGGTTCACGTATGACAATCATGACGCAGAGGACATGAAGGAGGAAACGGACACAGATCTGAAGTCGATTATCGATTTCCCCAATTTCCTTATGCATGCCATGCGTCTGTATGCCGAGGCTGAAAAGAAGATGGTTAATGCAGTTCCGCTGAATGCAGACAAAATGCCCGTGACGAAACCGGAATTTATTTCAGATTCAATGGACTTTATTAAAGCATTGTTAAGAATCAGAGTGCTTTTTGACCGGTATGTAGTGAAAATTCAAGGCGATGCTGATGACGAAGAAAATGACCTAAAGTGGCGTCTGCAACGTCCCTCAAAATATGAGTATAACAAGAACGGCAATACATATTTTCGAGTAGGACTGGTTAACACTTTCTCCAACGGTACTTCCACGGATAATGACGAACGAGAAGATATCAACAATCGAATTGTTAAATTGGAGTCTATGCTTCAAGTTACTTTCAAGACTCCAAAATACAAAGAATGGCTTTATTCAGTACTCATGTGGATGTACAAAGAAACGAAGGATAACATAAACATTGAGCACGATTCATTACTCCGGGTTATTGAACAATGGTCTTTGAATTATTATGAGATGTTACAGAAAAAATGGGACAGTGAAAGCAGACCCCTCCTTGCTGCCGGCACTGATACCCCTCGTTTTTTGCTTAATTTCATTGATTATCTTTATTGGCTTGCATCAAAGCAAGAAAAGTCTATTGTGCGTTTTGCAAATAAGATAAGCGATTTCCAATTCAGATACTATAATTCTGTGGAACATCATCTTCCTCAGTCTTACAAAAACACCGATGTAGATATGGATTCAATAGGTAATCTGTGCCTTATAAGCCGACATAAAAACTCAAGCCTGAACGATAAAGGTCCCGAGGAGAAGGCAAAGATTGAAGAAGGGTTACAGCCCAAACGATTGATAATGTATCGTATTACAAGAGCCAAACAACATTGGGGTAAAGTTGAAATTGAAGAACATCAAAAAGACATAGAAGATCTTCTTGATCAAATTTATAATTTACTCTCAGTCTGA
- a CDS encoding helix-turn-helix transcriptional regulator — MNQLQKYTWLIDTIRRAGKISHRDLSDKWERCKDLSDCRPLHRATFNRWRDAIYEQFGIMIDCQKVGGYLYYIANPENIDEDKLKKWMLDSFAVGNIIGENLSLKGRILVDEIPSGRDHLTTILEAMKENRIVEISYRPFKRSHSYTFTIEPYCVKLFENRWYVLGRNNRGEIKIYGLDRLEETLTTDATFKLPKDFDAAEFFATYFGVVIGDGTKPERIVIRANEDHKHYLRSLPLHSSQREIEDCGEYADFELFLAPTYDFVMKLLQVGSMIEVVSPAPLRKTMKGWISEMYELYRNV; from the coding sequence ATGAACCAACTGCAAAAATACACCTGGTTGATCGACACAATCCGTCGCGCCGGGAAAATTTCTCACAGAGATTTGTCCGACAAATGGGAACGCTGCAAGGATCTGAGCGACTGTAGGCCGCTCCACCGTGCCACATTCAATCGCTGGCGTGATGCAATATACGAGCAATTCGGAATTATGATCGACTGTCAGAAGGTTGGCGGATACCTCTACTATATAGCCAACCCGGAAAATATCGACGAGGACAAGCTAAAAAAATGGATGCTCGACTCGTTTGCTGTCGGCAATATCATCGGAGAGAATCTCTCGCTAAAGGGACGAATCCTTGTTGATGAAATACCTTCGGGCCGCGACCATCTTACCACAATCCTTGAGGCGATGAAGGAGAACCGCATTGTAGAAATCTCCTACCGCCCTTTCAAACGATCGCACAGCTATACATTCACAATCGAGCCATATTGCGTCAAACTGTTTGAGAACCGATGGTACGTACTCGGTCGCAACAACCGTGGCGAGATTAAAATCTACGGCCTTGACCGGCTGGAAGAAACACTAACCACCGACGCAACGTTCAAGCTTCCGAAAGATTTTGACGCAGCCGAGTTCTTCGCCACATATTTTGGAGTCGTCATAGGCGACGGCACAAAGCCCGAACGTATCGTGATTCGTGCAAACGAAGACCATAAACATTATCTCCGCTCGTTGCCATTACATTCCAGCCAGCGCGAAATCGAGGACTGCGGCGAATATGCCGACTTTGAGCTGTTTCTCGCTCCGACTTACGATTTCGTGATGAAACTCCTACAAGTCGGTTCGATGATTGAGGTTGTAAGTCCGGCACCACTCCGCAAGACGATGAAAGGCTGGATTTCGGAAATGTATGAACTATATAGAAATGTATGA
- a CDS encoding MBL fold metallo-hydrolase: MKITVYRGNDRIGGCVTEYESNGWKLFVDCGEQLSGEPVFNNALEIDGLTCGDLSKSALLITHYHGNHIGKIADLAPELPIFVGGISNEIAQELLDNLNPGNEESRSMAEHLGFVKTFVSGEQFSFGEFCIMPIIVDHYAFDAYAFCIDAENLKVFHTGNFCVHGFRSGKLPQLIEKYVGRVDYVVCEATNVNRPAATIKSEHELQKEFDSGHCDMASLDSLLDMLTPKAIISIHTDNPRHFADMFCEKWPVILLEDGESFSAIRDPGFDRTTAFVIAFQTPDNSYEVIDNPENLQWWTVDKKFLGEFLWWNDADSALHHVVYAPKRLLGYSIESDEDMAPFLYVVYNPDFTKHSEYTEGGHKPDDEGKQADCGYIPGQRVLAVIDDVLLPCEVIDPLTEDFLRKDFNQDGSRSEEDFQEYKSDLWDWDWDEVVVHPLVKIKTEFGEIVSDTTAKRIFIFPYKE; this comes from the coding sequence ATGAAGATTACAGTTTATCGCGGCAATGACCGGATTGGCGGATGCGTCACCGAGTATGAATCAAACGGCTGGAAACTGTTCGTTGATTGTGGCGAGCAGTTGTCAGGCGAGCCGGTGTTTAATAATGCTCTTGAAATAGACGGCCTGACCTGCGGAGATCTAAGCAAAAGCGCGTTGCTGATAACTCACTATCACGGCAATCATATTGGCAAAATTGCTGATTTAGCTCCCGAATTGCCTATATTTGTGGGCGGGATTTCCAATGAGATTGCACAGGAACTTTTGGATAATTTGAATCCGGGAAATGAGGAATCTCGTTCAATGGCTGAGCATCTTGGCTTTGTAAAGACTTTTGTCTCGGGCGAACAATTTTCTTTTGGTGAGTTCTGTATTATGCCGATTATTGTCGACCATTATGCTTTTGACGCATACGCATTTTGTATAGATGCAGAGAACCTGAAGGTGTTCCACACCGGGAATTTTTGCGTGCATGGTTTCAGAAGCGGCAAGCTGCCGCAGCTAATTGAAAAGTATGTAGGCAGGGTCGATTATGTGGTATGTGAGGCTACGAATGTCAATCGTCCTGCGGCAACCATAAAGTCGGAGCATGAACTTCAAAAAGAGTTCGACAGCGGGCATTGCGATATGGCAAGTCTTGACAGTCTTTTGGATATGTTGACGCCGAAAGCGATAATTTCGATACATACTGACAATCCACGCCATTTTGCCGACATGTTCTGCGAGAAATGGCCGGTGATTTTGCTTGAAGATGGTGAATCCTTTTCAGCTATCCGAGATCCGGGGTTCGACAGGACTACAGCCTTTGTTATTGCATTTCAGACTCCAGACAATTCTTATGAGGTCATCGATAATCCTGAAAACTTACAGTGGTGGACGGTCGATAAAAAATTTCTCGGTGAATTCTTGTGGTGGAATGACGCGGATTCTGCTCTGCATCACGTTGTGTATGCGCCAAAGCGGTTACTTGGCTATTCTATAGAATCGGATGAAGATATGGCTCCATTTCTGTATGTTGTTTATAATCCGGACTTCACAAAACACTCGGAATATACTGAAGGCGGACATAAGCCCGACGACGAAGGCAAACAGGCAGATTGCGGATATATCCCCGGCCAACGTGTCCTCGCCGTCATCGATGATGTGCTGCTTCCATGTGAAGTTATCGATCCGCTAACGGAGGATTTTCTGAGAAAAGACTTTAATCAGGATGGCTCGCGGAGTGAGGAAGATTTCCAAGAATATAAGTCCGATTTATGGGATTGGGACTGGGACGAAGTCGTGGTTCATCCACTTGTAAAAATCAAAACTGAGTTTGGCGAAATCGTTTCCGATACCACTGCAAAAAGAATCTTTATCTTCCCATATAAGGAATGA
- a CDS encoding metallophosphoesterase family protein, with translation MWWYIRVIPVWLALDFLNWFCGLPYRHKAFIGGNHDDCLYRANIGGLDDNGITCVVPALKLTE, from the coding sequence ATGTGGTGGTACATTCGGGTGATTCCTGTATGGTTGGCACTGGATTTCCTCAACTGGTTCTGTGGCCTGCCATATCGCCACAAGGCTTTCATCGGAGGCAACCATGACGACTGTCTTTATAGAGCCAATATCGGCGGACTTGACGACAATGGCATTACCTGTGTAGTTCCGGCATTGAAATTGACGGAGTGA
- a CDS encoding site-specific integrase: MASIKRYLSSKVEGNGRSEIQFRLSLTKDIKLRLKSGIYIKPSRFNAGTIVKPRANQEEIAELKELERKIRDLEDYIYALCEDNPVERLTKEFLTKEIDRFHHPKRERKPKEVEEKLQKKFIELVEEFPTKRGLSEWRHRRYGVLSRSLHRFELYRKVKRQLPAKLDFEMFTTDILEDYERFLRNEPEIFDKYPRIFEQYPAETRKARKSRRPFPKGDNTIINIFACLRTFFHWAIEEGLTTNNPFVKYKGKTTEHYGTPYYITLEERDRIADFDLSANKSLAVQRDIFIFHCCIGCRISDLMRLTPANIINDAVEYIASKTKGERPNVIRVPLTQRAKDILERYKGEDSEGRILPFISSQKYNVAIKKIFKECGITRIVTILNPTTGEEEQRPINEIASSHLARRTFVGNLYKKVKDPNLVGALSGHKEGSRAFSRYRDIDDDMKKELIGLME, translated from the coding sequence ATGGCAAGTATCAAACGTTATTTATCTTCCAAAGTGGAAGGAAATGGCAGGTCTGAAATACAATTCAGGCTTAGCCTCACCAAAGACATAAAACTCCGCCTGAAGAGCGGCATATATATCAAGCCGTCACGTTTCAATGCAGGAACGATAGTCAAGCCTCGCGCCAACCAGGAAGAGATTGCTGAATTGAAAGAACTTGAACGAAAGATTCGAGATCTTGAAGATTACATCTATGCGTTGTGCGAGGACAATCCCGTAGAGCGTCTTACCAAAGAATTTCTTACCAAGGAGATCGACCGCTTTCATCATCCCAAGCGCGAGCGCAAGCCTAAGGAGGTTGAGGAGAAGCTGCAAAAGAAGTTCATCGAGCTTGTGGAGGAATTTCCGACAAAGCGCGGACTTTCGGAGTGGCGTCACCGCAGATATGGTGTATTGAGCCGTAGCCTGCACAGGTTTGAACTTTACCGGAAAGTGAAGCGTCAGCTACCTGCAAAACTTGACTTCGAGATGTTCACAACCGACATACTGGAGGATTATGAACGTTTCCTGCGCAACGAGCCAGAGATATTTGACAAATACCCCAGGATATTCGAGCAATACCCGGCGGAAACGAGAAAGGCGCGAAAATCACGCCGTCCGTTCCCCAAAGGCGACAATACCATAATAAACATATTCGCCTGTCTGCGCACATTCTTCCACTGGGCCATTGAGGAAGGACTTACCACCAACAATCCGTTTGTGAAATACAAAGGTAAGACCACGGAGCATTACGGCACACCTTACTACATAACTCTTGAAGAACGCGACCGCATTGCGGATTTTGACCTGTCGGCCAACAAGTCGCTTGCAGTCCAGCGTGACATCTTCATATTCCATTGCTGCATAGGCTGCCGCATATCCGACCTTATGCGCCTTACTCCGGCCAACATTATAAATGACGCGGTGGAGTATATCGCCAGCAAGACCAAGGGGGAGCGTCCTAATGTGATACGTGTGCCACTTACCCAAAGGGCAAAGGATATTCTCGAACGCTACAAGGGAGAGGACAGCGAGGGGCGGATCTTGCCGTTCATAAGCTCGCAGAAATACAACGTGGCCATCAAGAAGATATTTAAGGAGTGTGGGATAACGAGAATCGTTACGATTCTCAACCCCACCACCGGGGAGGAGGAGCAGCGTCCTATAAACGAGATAGCAAGCAGTCACCTTGCCCGGCGCACATTCGTAGGCAACCTTTACAAGAAGGTGAAAGACCCGAATCTCGTCGGTGCGTTGAGCGGCCACAAAGAAGGCAGCAGGGCATTCTCGCGATACCGCGACATAGACGACGATATGAAGAAAGAGCTTATCGGGCTTATGGAATAA
- a CDS encoding XRE family transcriptional regulator, with the protein MDMNKQANDIFSRRLRQARLMKGFSLEKLSQSVTPAITRQSINKYEKGLMMPDSRVLIALAAALGVKIDYFFRPFTVEVNHVEFRKKPRFPERMASAVRERVREELERYLEVEQLCGCSTDFSMPRKTVRTAEEAAVHAMEIRNYLGLGNDGVSNVIEVLEENGVKVIEIAEDKDFDGLSGYANGSIPLIVINGGFVTERKRFTALHELGHLLFDIPDDVPSKEVENICNVFASEFLLPVSVLKAKVGNTRHDISLSELTDIQRQFGISVDDIMAALHANGVITAKRYSGYQTKKNRLPDFKALAEKSRAVAERSGRFARMVYRALADEAITFSKAAVLLNTSVESVKSHLQLV; encoded by the coding sequence ATGGATATGAACAAGCAAGCCAACGATATATTTTCACGCCGGTTGCGTCAGGCAAGGCTGATGAAGGGATTTTCTTTGGAAAAACTCTCTCAATCAGTCACTCCGGCAATTACTCGCCAGTCCATAAACAAGTATGAGAAAGGTCTTATGATGCCTGACAGTCGGGTGCTTATAGCACTCGCCGCCGCGCTGGGTGTCAAGATTGACTATTTCTTTCGTCCGTTCACTGTGGAGGTCAATCATGTGGAGTTCCGCAAAAAGCCGCGTTTCCCGGAACGGATGGCCTCTGCCGTGAGGGAGAGGGTACGAGAGGAACTGGAGCGTTATCTGGAGGTTGAACAGCTTTGTGGCTGCTCGACCGATTTCTCCATGCCGCGCAAGACAGTGCGTACCGCCGAAGAGGCTGCTGTCCATGCCATGGAGATAAGGAATTATCTCGGACTCGGCAATGACGGTGTTTCAAATGTCATTGAGGTTCTTGAAGAAAACGGCGTCAAGGTCATAGAGATTGCCGAAGACAAGGATTTCGACGGACTCAGCGGATATGCCAACGGCTCAATACCTCTCATTGTCATAAACGGCGGTTTTGTCACTGAGCGCAAACGCTTCACTGCCCTGCATGAACTGGGGCATCTTCTGTTTGATATTCCTGATGACGTTCCGTCAAAAGAGGTGGAGAATATCTGTAATGTTTTCGCCAGTGAGTTCCTGCTGCCTGTAAGCGTACTGAAGGCCAAGGTCGGCAATACCCGACATGACATATCATTGTCGGAGCTTACCGACATACAGCGTCAGTTCGGAATATCGGTGGATGACATAATGGCTGCGCTCCATGCGAATGGTGTCATTACTGCCAAACGTTATTCCGGCTACCAGACCAAGAAGAACAGGCTGCCCGATTTCAAGGCGTTGGCCGAAAAGTCACGGGCTGTCGCCGAGAGATCCGGACGCTTCGCCCGTATGGTTTATCGCGCGCTGGCCGATGAAGCCATTACCTTCTCCAAGGCCGCAGTGTTGCTGAACACCTCCGTCGAGAGCGTCAAGTCACATCTTCAATTAGTGTGA
- a CDS encoding PIN domain-containing protein, whose product MEIIVNDTNIFIDLHSIGLLDCLCELPYEIRTVDFVMAEISEPRQRGEMERLAAAGKIKVESFTPEELMEIVDEHSAVSGNLSIPDCSVCYYARKHGITLLTGDRQLRKYAEAEKLTVRGILFVFDELVAYSVVSSEVAAAKLKELYSINVRLPKSEIQRRIDLWDKAE is encoded by the coding sequence ATGGAGATAATAGTCAATGACACAAACATATTCATCGACCTGCATTCAATCGGGCTGCTGGATTGTTTATGTGAACTGCCCTATGAGATCCGCACGGTGGACTTCGTAATGGCTGAGATTTCCGAACCACGGCAACGCGGGGAAATGGAGCGTCTGGCGGCGGCAGGCAAGATAAAAGTGGAGAGTTTCACGCCTGAGGAACTGATGGAGATTGTCGATGAGCATTCGGCGGTGTCCGGCAATCTTTCAATCCCGGACTGCTCGGTATGCTATTACGCGAGGAAACACGGTATCACCCTTCTGACCGGTGACAGGCAGCTCCGGAAATATGCCGAGGCTGAAAAGCTGACTGTCAGGGGCATATTGTTCGTGTTTGATGAGCTGGTGGCATATTCCGTTGTCTCATCGGAAGTTGCCGCAGCTAAACTTAAAGAATTATACTCTATTAATGTCCGCCTCCCGAAATCGGAGATACAGCGTCGTATAGACCTATGGGACAAAGCTGAATGA
- a CDS encoding helix-turn-helix domain-containing protein: MAAEIISSILDGPKGVYLVVDATDMKAAFQEFLRITREAEDEQRAYDDELATVTREEACKIFNRSYSTLLRWEKDGYLVPVKIGKTPLYKMSDIKDVLNQKFGNS; encoded by the coding sequence ATGGCAGCAGAAATAATCAGTTCCATACTGGACGGCCCAAAGGGCGTATATCTGGTAGTTGACGCCACCGACATGAAGGCGGCGTTTCAGGAATTTCTACGCATTACACGTGAAGCCGAGGACGAGCAGAGGGCTTATGACGACGAGCTTGCGACGGTTACGCGCGAGGAGGCCTGCAAAATTTTCAACCGTTCATACAGTACCCTTCTCCGCTGGGAGAAGGACGGTTACCTTGTGCCCGTAAAGATAGGCAAGACACCGCTTTACAAGATGTCGGATATAAAAGACGTGTTGAATCAGAAATTCGGTAACTCGTGA